Proteins from a single region of Campylobacter concisus:
- a CDS encoding PDZ domain-containing protein, with protein sequence MRLKYKFALAFLLSALCLNADPRPTQEDFNACFEKNKNSIVSVNKHFGVAITKNLIAVPKSEGAPLGEYVKFDPYLQLFLVRSSKELSPVVMADETNEERIKKSTWVGILNDANNTVMGHIKSLGQNLGDFDTLSFEYNATGEINTPCCKMIGIAIGADKFIPNRYLKHFVSYDDVYYGDIGVKFLQKEDKFFVGLVDPLGRGKMMMVDDELVTINGIKPKSLRELNEMVLFAPKGAKLDIIVKRDKQEMLFQVPVSGDVKFNQSLDVDAPSSLDIPNFNIMPKEPQTMLDDKILVDYGITVDKNLVVTKVEPKSNAEIFGIKTGDKILGFDKQSVSSREELLEKLGELKNFTLLFTRNDFQFFARVPK encoded by the coding sequence ATGAGACTAAAATATAAATTTGCCCTTGCATTTTTGCTATCAGCGCTTTGCCTAAACGCCGATCCTAGGCCTACGCAAGAGGACTTTAACGCCTGCTTTGAAAAGAACAAAAACTCGATCGTCTCAGTAAATAAACACTTTGGCGTGGCTATCACTAAAAATTTGATCGCAGTGCCAAAAAGCGAGGGAGCTCCGCTTGGCGAATATGTCAAGTTTGACCCATATTTGCAGCTCTTTTTGGTTCGCTCTAGCAAGGAGTTAAGCCCTGTTGTGATGGCTGATGAGACCAACGAGGAGCGCATAAAAAAGAGCACTTGGGTTGGCATTTTAAATGATGCAAACAACACCGTCATGGGTCACATCAAGTCTTTGGGACAAAATTTAGGCGACTTTGATACGCTAAGCTTCGAGTATAACGCGACTGGCGAGATAAACACGCCTTGCTGCAAGATGATAGGCATAGCTATTGGAGCTGATAAATTTATACCAAATCGTTATTTGAAGCACTTTGTATCTTACGATGACGTCTATTACGGCGATATAGGTGTGAAATTTTTACAAAAAGAGGATAAATTTTTTGTGGGTCTTGTTGATCCTTTGGGCCGTGGCAAGATGATGATGGTCGATGATGAGCTTGTTACGATAAATGGCATCAAGCCAAAGAGCCTAAGAGAGCTAAATGAGATGGTACTTTTTGCTCCAAAGGGCGCAAAGCTTGACATCATCGTGAAGCGCGATAAGCAAGAAATGCTCTTTCAAGTACCAGTAAGTGGGGATGTGAAATTTAACCAAAGCCTCGATGTAGACGCCCCTTCAAGCCTTGATATACCAAATTTCAACATCATGCCAAAAGAGCCACAAACAATGCTTGATGATAAGATTTTGGTGGATTATGGTATCACGGTGGATAAAAATTTAGTCGTTACAAAGGTTGAGCCAAAGTCAAATGCAGAAATTTTTGGCATCAAGACCGGCGATAAAATTTTAGGTTTTGATAAACAGAGCGTGAGTAGTCGTGAAGAGCTTTTAGAGAAGCTTGGTGAATTAAAAAATTTTACGCTTCTATTTACTAGAAATGACTTTCAATTTTTTGCGAGAGTGCCAAAATGA
- a CDS encoding YbaB/EbfC family nucleoid-associated protein produces the protein MFEGFDFSKMGQMLEDVQRQAKQIEEESKNKEFGAKSGGGLVSVRANGSGEILDISIDDSLLEDKESMQILLISAVNDVLKSVEADKKNTASRMLGGLASMGIK, from the coding sequence ATGTTTGAGGGATTTGACTTTTCAAAGATGGGGCAGATGCTTGAGGATGTGCAAAGACAGGCCAAACAGATAGAAGAAGAGAGCAAAAATAAAGAATTTGGAGCAAAAAGTGGCGGTGGGCTGGTGAGCGTGAGAGCAAACGGCAGTGGCGAGATACTTGATATCAGTATAGATGATAGCTTGCTTGAAGATAAAGAGAGTATGCAAATTTTACTAATAAGCGCCGTAAATGACGTGCTAAAGTCAGTTGAGGCTGATAAGAAAAACACCGCTTCAAGGATGCTTGGCGGTCTTGCTTCGATGGGGATAAAATGA
- the panD gene encoding aspartate 1-decarboxylase, which produces MNIEILASKIHRAVVTDANLNYVGSISIGEELIKAANLIENQKVEILDVNNGERFATYVIKGKKGEICLNGAAARKVCVGDVVIIVAYASMKFKKAKKFKPTIVHVNNKNEIIKE; this is translated from the coding sequence ATGAATATAGAAATTTTAGCTAGTAAGATCCATAGAGCCGTCGTAACAGACGCAAATTTAAACTATGTTGGCTCGATCAGCATCGGCGAGGAGCTTATAAAAGCTGCAAATTTGATAGAAAATCAAAAGGTTGAAATTTTAGACGTAAATAATGGCGAGAGATTTGCCACCTATGTGATAAAAGGTAAAAAAGGCGAAATTTGCCTAAATGGCGCAGCTGCTAGAAAAGTCTGCGTAGGAGACGTGGTCATCATCGTGGCTTACGCTAGCATGAAATTTAAAAAGGCTAAGAAATTTAAGCCAACCATCGTGCACGTAAATAACAAAAACGAGATCATAAAGGAGTAG